One window from the genome of Mauremys mutica isolate MM-2020 ecotype Southern chromosome 4, ASM2049712v1, whole genome shotgun sequence encodes:
- the LOC123370481 gene encoding olfactory receptor-like protein OLF1: MEKGNHSEVTEFILSGLTDRPELQVPLFVVILLIYGVTLVGNGGMILLIMSDPQLHTPMYFFLSILSFCDLCFSSIISPKLLLNFLAQRKSISYTACAVQMCLSIAFADAESLLLALMAYDRYVAICNPLLYTVTMSRQLCKQLVAGAFAVGMVDSVIYTSFIFQLSFCSSNIVRHFFCDIPALLVLSCSDTRINEIVMFVFTCLFTVGSFVTVLLSYVYIISTILQIRSTEGQRKAFSTCSFHLTVVVLFYGTQFFIYLRPTSSYSMDTDKVASVFYTLVIPMLNPLIYSLRNKEVKDAVRRAMNKLLTSS; this comes from the coding sequence ATGGAAAAGGGAAATCACTCGGAGGTGACTGAGTTCATTCTCTCAGGACTGACAGATCGTCCGGAGCTGCAGGTTCCCCTCTTTGTGGTGATCCTACTGATTTATGGTGTCACcctggtggggaatggggggatgaTCTTGTTAATCATGAGTGATCCAcagctccacacccccatgtactttttcctcagtATTTTGtctttctgtgacctctgcttTTCCTCAATAATTTCCCCTAAGTTGCTGCTGAATTTCTTAgcgcagaggaaaagcatttcTTACACTGCCTGCGCTGTGCAAATGTGTCTCTCTATCGCTTTTGCAGATGCTGAGAGCCTCTTGCTGGCCCTGATGGCATATGACCGTTATGTGGCCATCTGTAACCCACTGCTCTATACGGTCACCATGTCCAGGCAGCTTTGTAAACAGCTGGTGGCTGGGGCGTTTGCTGTGGGGATGGTGGATTCAGTGATATACACGAGTTTTATATTTCAGCTGTCATTCTGCAGCTCCAACATCGTCAggcatttcttctgtgacatcccTGCACTGTTGGTGCTCTCCTGTTCTGACACCCGCATCAATGAGATTGTGATGTTTGTTTTCACCTGTCTCTTTACAGTAGGCAGTTTTGTGACTGTCCTCCTCTCCTATGTCtatatcatctccaccatcctgcaGATCCGTTCCACCGAGGGCCAgcgcaaagccttctccacctgctctttCCACTTGACTGTGGTGGTCCTGTTTTATGGCACCCAATTCTTCATCTATTTACGTCCCACCTCCAGCTATTCCATGGACACAGACAAAGTAGCCTCAGTGTTTTACACACTGGTGATCCCCATGttgaaccccctcatctacagcctgaggaacaaggaggtgaaggACGCCGTGAGGAGAGCAATGAATAAACTCCTAACCAGTTCCTGA